The sequence ACACTTCCTTCTCGCTGAAGCTCGCGTACCTGGCTCCCTTCACCAGCCTCGCCACCGCCCTCTGCGGCACCCCCACGCCCTTCGGCGTCCCCGTGCTCCCCGACGTGTACATCACGTACGCCAAGCTGCTTCCTTCTCCTCGACGCCGCGGATTGCTCTTCGGCTGACTCGCTATCTCCCCAGCCTCCGCGTCGACGCTCACCACCACGTCCGCGCTCTCCCCCACCTCCTCCACCAGCTCCTCGCGGCCCACCACCACCGCCACTCCCGCCTCCCTCTTCATCCACCTCAACCGCTCCGCCGGGTTGTTCCCCTCCAGCGGCACGTACGCTCCTCCCGCCTTCACCACCCCCACCACCGTCACCACCCACTCCAGCGAGCGCTCCACACTCAGCCCCACTCTCACCTCGGGGCCGACTCCCACGCTCCTCAGGTGGTGCGCGAGCTGATTCGCTCTCTCGTTGAGCTGTCCGTACGTCAGCGACTCACCGGCGTCGTCGACAACCGCGACTGCGTCCGGCGTCTTCTCCACCTGCGCCTCGAACAACTCCGCCAGTAGAGGCTCACGCGACGCATGAGCACTTCGACCGTGCTGGTGCCGCGCATCGAGCGCGTCCGCACGCGAAAGCTGTTCATGTCCGCGAGTCCTTACGCCAACCGGCTCCGCGAGCGCCGACGCCCGCCCGCTCCACGCCATCACCTGACGCCGCTCCTCCTCCGTCTCCAGCGGCAGCTCCCTCACCCTCTTCCCCCACCCCTCCACGCCTCCCTCCAGCACCCGCCGCACGTGCTTCACCAACCGCTCCGCTGTCCCCTCCTCGAACAGGTCGCTGTTGTAGTTCAGCACCACCACCACCCCGTCCGCGTCCTCTCCCACCGACAACGAGAGGTCGAACTTCGACGTCTTCGTGTCCGTCTCCAGCCCCTTCAGCACCAACCCCTTCCCCAGACTCACCTTCAACCCAGGCGTGTTCTGCAGCGTCAGGCTCACCTGGAACAGCGGACTGCGGCTCAGGTCTCTCTGCGGCAGCAACTCCTCCACCAGCTTCTCGAACGGCACGTCCTGGTGCGCGTACGCACCCAACGTCACCTCCTTCGCCCTCCCCACCAGCTCCCCGAACGTCTCCCCCTCCTCCACACGCCCCCTCAGCACCAGCGTGTTCGCGAAGTAGCCGATCAACCCTTCCGTCTCCGCGTGCGTACGCCCCGCAATCGGGAATCCCACCACCACGTCCCGCTGCCCCGCGTGCCTCGCCAGCACCACCTGGTACGCGCTCAGCAGCACCATGAAGGGTGTCACCCCCTCACGACGACTCACGTCCTCCACCTTCCTCCACAACTCCTTCGGCCACTGCGTCTGGACGAAGCCACCCCTGAAGCTCTGCGCCACAGGCCTCGGCTTGTCCGTCACCAACTCCAACGCCTTCGGCGCGCCCTCCAACTGCTTGCGCCAGTACTCCACCTGCTGCTCCAGCGCCTCCCCCTTCAGCCACCCTCGCTGCCACTCCGCATAGTCCCCGTATTGCACTGGCAACTCGCGCAGCGGCGACTCCCTGCCCTCCGCATACGCTCCGTAGAGCGCCGCCACCTCCCGCACCAACAGCCCCGTCGACCACCCGTCCGACACGATGTGGTGCAGCACCACCACCAACACGTGTGACGCCTCGGACAGCCTCACCAGCGTCGCCCTCAGCAGCGGTCCCCGCGCCAGATTGAAGGGCCGCGCCACCTCCTCGCCGACGAGACGCAGCAACGTCGCCTCTTGCTCCATCTCCCCGCCCAACTCGACTCGGCGGAAATGGAACGGCGACGGCGGAGAGACCACCTGCACAGGGACACCGCCCTCGTCGGGGAAGCAGGTGCGCAGGTTCTCGTGACGACGAGTCACCTCGGAGAACGCTCGCTCCAGCGCCTCCACGTCGAGTGCCCCCTCCAGCCGGAGCGCCGACGGGACGTTGTACGTGACACTCCCAGGCTCGAGCTTGTCGAGGAACCACAAACGCTGCTGCGCGAAGGACAACGGCAGTGCCCCTTGACGCGCGGAGGGCCGCAAGGCCGGCACCGAGACGACTCGCGCGACCTGCTCCACCTTGCGCGCAAGACCCTCGAGCGTGGGCGCCTCGAAGAGCGCCCTCAGCGGCACCTCCACTCCCAACGAGCCACGCAGCCGCGCCACCACCTGCGTCGCGATGAGCGAATGCCCACCCAGCGCGAAGAAGTCGTCGTGACGGCTCACGCGCTCGACTCGCAGGACCTCCTTCCAGATGGCGGCCAGTGACTCCTCCATCGGCGTCGCGGGCGGCACATGCACCGCGCCCGAAGACAGCGAACCCGCCTCCGGCTCGGGCAACGCCCGTCGGTCCAGCTTGCCGTTCGGCGTCAGCGGCAACGCCTCCAGCACCATGAAGCCCGAGGGCACCATGTGCGACGGCAAGCGCTCCTGGAGGAAGCCTCGCAGCGTCCCCAGCTCCACGGCTCCCGAGGGCCGCGCGATGACATACGCGACCAGTCGCTTGTCACCGGCCGCGTCCTCGCGAGCCACCACCACCGCGTCACCCACCGAGGGATGTTCTCGAAGGACCGCCGCCACCTCTCCAGGCTCCACGCGGAAGCCTCGCACCTTCACCTGGAAGTCCGCGCGGCCCAGGAACTCCACCCTGCCATCCGCGAGCCACCGCACCCTGTCCCCCGTGCGGTACATCCGAGCCCCCGACACGGAACTGAACGGGTCCGGACTGAAACGCTCCGCCGTCAGGTCAGGACGCCCCAGATAGCCACGAGCCACCTGCTCGCCGCCGATGAACAGCTCTCCCGGCACGCCGGCTGGCACCGGACGCAGCTCGGTATCCAGCACGTACACACGCGTCCTCGCCAACGGCCGGCCCAGCGGCACGGTGGCCGCCCGCACCACGGTCCCCGCATCCACCGGGCCCGCGAGCACACCCACGGTCGTCTCCGTGGGGCCATAGTGATTGAACACCTCCACTGTTGGAGCCAGGGCACGCACCTGCTCCACCAACGCCCACGTCGAGGACTCGCCACCGAGGACCAGTCGCTTGCGCGGCAGCACCCGCTCCGGCTCCGGCGCCGTCAACCAGGCGGAGAGGTGCGCGGGCACCATCTTCACGCAGTCCACCGAGTGCCGATGGAAGTACTCCGCCACGCCCACGGGATTCCCCATGCGCGCGGACGAGAGGACATGCAGCACGCCTCCCGTGCACAGCGCTGGGAACAGCACCGTATTGCCCAGGTCCGCGCCGAAGGTCGACACCAACGCGAAGCTCGCGCAGTCACGCAGCCCGAGTCGCTCCGTCGCGGCCTGGACGTAGTTCACCAGCGCCCCGTGCGACACGGCCACGCCCTTGGGACGTCCCGTGCTGCCCGAGGTGAACAACACGTACGCGACGTTCTCCGGAGAGACCCGCACGTTCGGGACATCGGTGGAATGCCTCGCGAGCAGCGCGGCGTCCCGGTCCATCAAGACCTGACGCG comes from Myxococcus guangdongensis and encodes:
- a CDS encoding non-ribosomal peptide synthetase; translated protein: AEVFSEVLGAKRVGRKDDFFELGGHSLLATQVVARVRALTGINLPLRALFEAPTIEALARRLDSSRGDGATPDVFPLVARPRTGQPPLSFAQHRLWFFDQLSPGSAAYNVPIHLQVNGALRINALEQAFSALVARHESLRTSFALHDGEPVQVIHAPGDFQLAFEELSASSEADRRSAVRHRAVEESLRPFDLGQPRLLRATLFRLAPEQHVLSLVMHHIVSDGWSLGVLVRELGALYVAFSEGQQAPLPTLPVQYADYALWQREWLSGERLETQLDWWRQRLAGAPPHLELPIEGPRPAVQSQRGSTVPVRLPVALRDAVGALARETGTTPFMVLLSAFQVLLSRYSGQDDISVGSPIAGRRYAETEGLIGFFVNTLVLRARVHPTETFLQLLAQVRETTLGAYEHQDLPFEKLVEALRPVRDLSRTALFQVLFVLQNAPVEALEFPTLSLVPLETEGTEAARFELSLNLSETSEGITGTLLFNPDLFSESTAARMVAHLQVLLEAITSNPGQRLSELPLMTPAERQQILDSWSTATADFSNAAPLHALIEQQAARTPMAPAVRYEDTVLSYAQLDARANQLARHLRELGVGPDAPVALCLERSVDLVVALLGVLKAGGAYVPLEPAQPATRLRVLVEEVAAPVVVTESRHAASFETCAARQVLMDRDAALLARHSTDVPNVRVSPENVAYVLFTSGSTGRPKGVAVSHGALVNYVQAATERLGLRDCASFALVSTFGADLGNTVLFPALCTGGVLHVLSSARMGNPVGVAEYFHRHSVDCVKMVPAHLSAWLTAPEPERVLPRKRLVLGGESSTWALVEQVRALAPTVEVFNHYGPTETTVGVLAGPVDAGTVVRAATVPLGRPLARTRVYVLDTELRPVPAGVPGELFIGGEQVARGYLGRPDLTAERFSPDPFSSVSGARMYRTGDRVRWLADGRVEFLGRADFQVKVRGFRVEPGEVAAVLREHPSVGDAVVVAREDAAGDKRLVAYVIARPSGAVELGTLRGFLQERLPSHMVPSGFMVLEALPLTPNGKLDRRALPEPEAGSLSSGAVHVPPATPMEESLAAIWKEVLRVERVSRHDDFFALGGHSLIATQVVARLRGSLGVEVPLRALFEAPTLEGLARKVEQVARVVSVPALRPSARQGALPLSFAQQRLWFLDKLEPGSVTYNVPSALRLEGALDVEALERAFSEVTRRHENLRTCFPDEGGVPVQVVSPPSPFHFRRVELGGEMEQEATLLRLVGEEVARPFNLARGPLLRATLVRLSEASHVLVVVLHHIVSDGWSTGLLVREVAALYGAYAEGRESPLRELPVQYGDYAEWQRGWLKGEALEQQVEYWRKQLEGAPKALELVTDKPRPVAQSFRGGFVQTQWPKELWRKVEDVSRREGVTPFMVLLSAYQVVLARHAGQRDVVVGFPIAGRTHAETEGLIGYFANTLVLRGRVEEGETFGELVGRAKEVTLGAYAHQDVPFEKLVEELLPQRDLSRSPLFQVSLTLQNTPGLKVSLGKGLVLKGLETDTKTSKFDLSLSVGEDADGVVVVLNYNSDLFEEGTAERLVKHVRRVLEGGVEGWGKRVRELPLETEEERRQVMAWSGRASALAEPVGVRTRGHEQLSRADALDARHQHGRSAHASREPLLAELFEAQVEKTPDAVAVVDDAGESLTYGQLNERANQLAHHLRSVGVGPEVRVGLSVERSLEWVVTVVGVVKAGGAYVPLEGNNPAERLRWMKREAGVAVVVGREELVEEVGESADVVVSVDAEAGEIASQPKSNPRRRGEGSSLAYVMYTSGSTGTPKGVGVPQRAVARLVKGARYASFSEKEVWLQLAPVGFDASTLEVWGALLNGAKLVVYPAKELALEEVAAALKKHQVTSLWLTAALFEQMQAYQPEALAGVKQVLAGGDVLPVQRVRERLRAGGPLINGYGPTENTTFTTTWRM